The genomic DNA GCGCTCCTCGTCTACGCCTCGGCCTGGATGAAGTGCCGCCACCCCGACGTCTTCCTGGCGGCGATCCTCAACGCCCAGCCCATGGGCTTCTACCAGCCGGCCCAGCTGGTGCGCGACGCCCGCGCCCACGGCGTCGAGGTGCGCGGCGTCTGCGTCAACGCCAGCGACTGGGACTGCACCCTGGAGCCGGGCGGGAATCCGGCCTTGCACGCCGTGCGGATCGGCCTGCGCGCGGTGCGCGGCCTGCCCGAGGCCGCCATGCGCCGGCTCGTGCGGCTGCGCGCCAACGGCTACGCCAGCATCGAGGGCCTGCAGGCGTCCCTCGCCCTGCCCCGCAACGCCCTGGAGCGCCTGGCCGAGGCGGACGCGTTCCGCTCCCTCGGACTCGACCGGCGCGCCGCCCTCTGGATGGTCCGCACCCTGGAGGGGACCTCGGCCCGCAAGGCCGCCCGAGCCGATCCGAGCGAGCGCCGGGCCCATCTGCTGGACGCGCCGCTGCCGCTCTTCGCCTGGCACTCCGATGACGGCCTGTTCCGGCACGAGCCGGCTGTGGACCTGCCGGCCCTGGCCCCGTCCGAGGCGGTGGCCGAGGATTATTCCGCCACCGGCCTGTCCCTGCAGGGGCATCCGGTCGCCTTCTTCCGGGGACGGCTGGCCCGGATCGGCGCGATCCCGGCCCGGGCCCATCTCGATCCGGCCCTGCCCCAGGGCGCGCGGGTCACGGTGGCGGGCCTCGTGCTGATCCGACAGCGGCCGGGCACCGCCAAGGGCGTGGTCTTCCTGACCCTGGAGGACGAGACCGGTATCGCCAACGTGATCGTCTGGAAGGCGGTGTTCGAGGCCAACCGCCGGGCCGCCATGCAGGCCCGGTTCCTCGCCGTGCGCGGCCGGATCCAGCGGGCGGACGGGGTGGTCCACCTCGTGGCGGAGGGGTTCCGCGACCTCACCGCCTCCTTAGGCGACCTGCGCGAGGCCGGCATGAGGCTGCCGCCCGAGACCACGGATTTCGGCGTGCCCCCGGACCGGCGCGTGTACCGCAGCCGGGATTTCCACTGAGGCGCGCCCCTCGACAGGCCCCGCGCCGGGCGTAGAGTGCGGCGATGTCGAGCTTCGCCGTTCCGCGCCTCCTCCTCGCCGCCTGCGCGGCCCTGCCCCTCCTGGCGGAGGCCGCCCGGGCCGACAGCTGCGACGACCTCACCCGCCAGATCGCCGGCGCGATCGGCGGCCGGGTCGGCAAGCGCGCCGGCCCCAGCATCGACATCCGCGTGGCCGGCCCGATCAAGTTCGACGTCACCTGCCGGGCCGAGCCGATCGTGCAGGCGACCTCCGCCGAGCCGGCCCCCTCGGCGGCCTTCTTCCGCGACCTGTCGGTGGCCTCCGAGATCCTCGTCGGCGAGCCGGCCGCGACCGTCGAGCCGATCATCGCCAACGCCTACCGGACCGCGCTGGCGGAGCGGCGCAAGTCGTTCATCCAGCAGAACGGCTGGTCGGCCTCCTGCTACACCGACCCGGGCAGCAGCACGGTGCGCACCCTCTGCTCGGTGGGGCGCATCCCGCCGGGCTGAGGCTTACCTGAGCCGGCGGGATGCGGTCCGCGCGGCCGATCAGTACTCGATCACGCCGTCGAGCGCGTAGTGCTTCACGGTCTTCCGGTTGGCGATCAGCTCGTCCACCGTCGGCTCGCCCTTGAGGGCGCGGGCGATGGCGAGCTTCGTCGCCTCGTAGTTCGTCCGGTAGAGGTCCTTCTGGTCGAGGTTGTCGTCCTCCGCGCAGCGGGGATCGAGCCAGATCATGATGATCATGCACAGCTCGTCGAGCCCGTCCTTGGGCAGGATGCCCTCGATGATGCAGTCCACGATCGCGTCGCCGGTGGCGGCCTGGACCACGCCGCCGAGGAGTTCGACGTACTCGGCCGTGTGGATCGTGGCCTTGGTGGTCATCATCGTGGCCGGGCGCACCAGCTGGTTGAGGTCGCGCACCACGAACATCCGCGTGTGGCCCTGGACCTGCCCCATCATCGACGCGAAGGCCTGACCCACCGGACCGCGCACCGAGCCGATCAGCACCTCCGGCATGGCGTCGGTGTACTGGCCCTCGGCCGCCAGCACCGTGGCCTCGCCCGCGCGGAACCAGATCTCTTGCATGTTCGAACTCCACCTGATCGGAGCCCGCGGGAGACATCATCGGGGGCCCCGCGTCAATCGCGTCAGAGCAGGCCCACCCCGTCCAGGACGCCGACCATCGCGAAGGCGACGGTGAGGCCCGACACCGCGTAGACCAGCCACTTGTAGGCGCCCGCCACGCGCTGTCCCTCGGGCAGGGCCCGGGTGGCCAGGAGAATCAGCAGGCCGAGCGCCAGGGGAAGGAGCAGCGCGTTCATCACCTCCACGGCGATGTTGAGCGCCACGAGGTTCGGCACGAGCTGCACGGCGCCCGCCCCCGCCGCGACGGCGAGCGCGAAGGCGCCGTAGAAGGCCGGCGCCTCCCGGGGGGACTGCTCCAGGGAGTGGGGCCGGCCGGTCACGTCGCCGAACCCCCAGGCCAGCGCCAGGGCCACGACGTTGAGCGCCACGAAGGCCGCCGCGACGATGCCCACCCCGAACACCACCTGTCCGAGCCACGGCCCGAGGGCCGGCGTGAAGGCGCCCGCGAGGTCGCCGACGGTCTCCAGCCCCTTCGCGCTGCCCTGCCCGGCCTTGCCGATCGTGGCGGCGGCGGCGACGAGGATCGCGCCCATCACGCATTGCGAGATCACCGCGCCCACGAGCGTGTCGAGCCGCGAGCGCCGCGCGTGCTCCCAGCCCAGGCCCTTATCGACGATCGCCGACTGCTGGTAGAAGATCATCCACGGCATGATCACCGCGCCGATATTGGCGGCGATCAGCACCCGGAACTGACCGTCGCCCAGCGGCATGTGCCCGAAGGAGGCGACGATCTCGGACACGTTCGGCCGCGCCGCGACGGCGAGCCCGACGAAGACCAGCTCGAACAGGCCGACCACGATCGCCACGACCTCCACGCGCCGGTAGCTCCCGGTGAGGACGAGCCCGAGGAGCAGGCAGGCCGGCAGGCCGAGGCTCACGAGCCGCGGCACCCCGAACAGGTCCCCGATGCCGGCGATGCCGGAGAATTCCGTGACGATGGCGCCGAGGCCGGCGACCACGAGGCCGCCGTACGAGATCCAGGCCCAGACCGGCCCGTACCGCTCCCGGATCAGCGCGCCGTGGCCGCGCCCGGTGGCGGTCCCGAGCCGCACCGTCAGCTCCTGGACGACGTACAGGATCGGCACCAGCAGGATCTGCAGGAGCAGCAGCGCGTAGCCCCAGCGCGCCCCGCTCTGGGCCGCCGTGATGAGGCTTCCGACATCGGTATCGGCCAGCATCACCACGAGTCCGGGGCCCGCGGCCTTGAGGTAAGCGGACAGGCGAGGCAGGGAAGCGCTGGGCACGGCTCGGGAACAGTCCCGCGCACGGGCGGTTCCGGCGGGCGCCTGCGGCGTTTTCCCGGGGCAGGCGGGAGGAGCGTGAGATGGCGGAGAGCACGGATCGGGGCTCCGGCTGGAGCCTGCAGGCGAGCGCCGTGCCCGACGGGGTGCGCCTGGAACTCGCCCTCGCCGACCTCGGCGGTGCGCCGGTGACCGCCGCGATCGTGCTCGACCGGGCGGAGGCCCGGGCCTTCGCCCGCGCCCTGCTCGCCGCCGCCGGGGACGCGGCGGAGCGGACCTTCCCGAAGCCGGGCGCCTGACGGCGCGCCGCCGGCCGGTCAGCGCACCCCGAGGCCGGGGTTGCGGCCCGGCAGGCGGGGGACCACCGTGCCGCGCTTCTCGATCGGCGCGTCGCACGCGTAGGCGAACTCGGTCTTCAGCGGATCGAACACGGTCTCGCCGGTGATCCGGCAATCCTCGCGCACGGTCTCGTCGAGATAGGCCCGGGCGGCGGTGCGGAAGCGCTTCACCCGGGTGGCGTCCGGCTCCGGATCGATCCGGACCTCGCTCAGATTGCAGCCGGTGTACTCGCGCAGGGCGTTGGAGACGATCAGCATCCGGCGCAGCTGCCGGTTGTCGTAGACCTCGTAGGGCTCCTTGCAGCCGATCGTCACGACCTGGGGGGTGAGCGCCACGTAGTTCCGCGAGATGTAGGAGAACCCGGTGGTGCAGCCGGCGAGGCCGAGGGCGGCGAGGCCGAGGGGCAGCAGAGCCGCGGGTCGTCGCATCCTCGTCATTCCAAGAGGGTCCCAGCCCGCGCCCCGGATCCGCCGCCTGCCCGGCGGGGCACCGCGGTGCATTGAAACGGCTCCGCTTGCGCCGTCAATGCGTTTCTCCGCCTTGTCCCGCGGGCGCGCCGCGGCGCGCCGAGCGTGGCGGTGCCGCTCTTGCGGAACACTTGCGGAACGTTTAACCTGTTCGTGATTTGTTTCGGAGACCGTCACGTGGCGGTCCGCCAAGCCGCGAGTCCCCCGTCGATGCTCACGCGCAAGCAGCTGGACCTCCTGCGATTCATCCAGAGCCGGATGCAGGAATGCGGCGTCCCGCCGTCGTTCGACGAGATGAAGGATGCCCTCGACCTCAAGTCGAAATCCGGCATCCACCGGCTGATCACGGCGCTGGAGGAGCGCGGCTTTCTCCGGCGCCTGCCGAATCGGGCGCGCGCCATCGAGGTGATCCGCATCCCCGAGAGCCTGACGCAGGCCGCGCCGGCGCCCCAGACCCCCGCCGAGCCGCGCCGCTTCACGCCGAGCGTGGTCGAGGGCGGCAAGTCCAAGCAGCCGCCGGCCCCGGCGAGCACGCGGATGATCGACGAGTCCGGCCGGGCCATCTCGATCCCCGTCATGGGCCGGATCGCGGCCGGTACGCCCGTCTCGGCGATCCAGAACCAGAGCCACGCCATCACCCTGTCGCCGGACTTCGTGGCCGGCGGCGAGCACTACGCCCTCGAGGTGCGCGGCGACTCGATGGTCGAGGCCGGGATCCTGGACGGCGACCTCGTGGTCATCCGCAAGCAGGACACCGCCAATACCGGCGACATCATCGTGGCGCTGATCGACGACGAGGAGGCGACGCTCAAGCGCCTGCGCCGCCGCGGCTCCTCGATCGCCCTGGAGGCCGCCAACCCGGCCTACGAGACCCGCGTGCTCGGGCCCGACCGGGTCCGGATCCAGGGCCGCCTCGTCAGCCTCGTCCGCCGCTACTGAAGCGGCTCGGCCGGCGCGTCGCCGGGAGCGAGGTCTCCGCCCGGCGCGGCGGCCCCGTCCTCCGCGGCGCGGTCGCCTGGCTCCGCGGTGACCGGCCGCGGCGGTCCCGGATCGCGTCCCGGGGCCGGCCGCCAGGGCACGGCGCGCCCGTCGTCCCGGGCGAAGCGCGCGGCGAAGCCGTCGCCGTCGGCCCGGAGGGCCACGGCCCCGCGGGCGGCGAGGACTTGCCGATCGATCACCAGGGGGCCCGTGCAGGTCGGCGGCGCCGCGAGGAAGGTGATCAGCACCGCGGCGCGGGCGCAATCCTCCGGGAAGGCCCGCCTGTCCCGGACGAGGGCGACCGCCCGCCCGTCCGGCAGCCGGGCGGTGCAGCCGAGCCGGTCGCAGCGCCCGCTGCCCGACCGGACGATGAGCGCCGCGGGCCGCCGCCCGTCACCGTCCGCCTTCAGCCACTGCTCGAGGACGAAGCCGGAGGGGCTTCCGAGGGCCGCGAGCCGCCCGTCCGGACCCCGCACCG from Methylobacterium radiotolerans JCM 2831 includes the following:
- the lexA gene encoding transcriptional repressor LexA, which translates into the protein MLTRKQLDLLRFIQSRMQECGVPPSFDEMKDALDLKSKSGIHRLITALEERGFLRRLPNRARAIEVIRIPESLTQAAPAPQTPAEPRRFTPSVVEGGKSKQPPAPASTRMIDESGRAISIPVMGRIAAGTPVSAIQNQSHAITLSPDFVAGGEHYALEVRGDSMVEAGILDGDLVVIRKQDTANTGDIIVALIDDEEATLKRLRRRGSSIALEAANPAYETRVLGPDRVRIQGRLVSLVRRY
- a CDS encoding NRAMP family divalent metal transporter; translated protein: MLADTDVGSLITAAQSGARWGYALLLLQILLVPILYVVQELTVRLGTATGRGHGALIRERYGPVWAWISYGGLVVAGLGAIVTEFSGIAGIGDLFGVPRLVSLGLPACLLLGLVLTGSYRRVEVVAIVVGLFELVFVGLAVAARPNVSEIVASFGHMPLGDGQFRVLIAANIGAVIMPWMIFYQQSAIVDKGLGWEHARRSRLDTLVGAVISQCVMGAILVAAAATIGKAGQGSAKGLETVGDLAGAFTPALGPWLGQVVFGVGIVAAAFVALNVVALALAWGFGDVTGRPHSLEQSPREAPAFYGAFALAVAAGAGAVQLVPNLVALNIAVEVMNALLLPLALGLLILLATRALPEGQRVAGAYKWLVYAVSGLTVAFAMVGVLDGVGLL
- the fae gene encoding formaldehyde-activating enzyme, which produces MQEIWFRAGEATVLAAEGQYTDAMPEVLIGSVRGPVGQAFASMMGQVQGHTRMFVVRDLNQLVRPATMMTTKATIHTAEYVELLGGVVQAATGDAIVDCIIEGILPKDGLDELCMIIMIWLDPRCAEDDNLDQKDLYRTNYEATKLAIARALKGEPTVDELIANRKTVKHYALDGVIEY